From one Diprion similis isolate iyDipSimi1 chromosome 7, iyDipSimi1.1, whole genome shotgun sequence genomic stretch:
- the LOC124408135 gene encoding cytochrome P450 18a1 — MLVEYAVKWAWRVLGGSPENVMFTLVVFAGVFAIVRLAQWLKFARSLPPGPWGLPVVGYLPFLKGDIHLHFGQLAKKYGSMFSARLGSQLVVVLSDYRAIRDTFRREEFNGRPHNEFMNILGGYGIVNSEGAMWKEQRRFLHDNLRSLGMTYLGAGKKMMESKIMKEVQSFLRLLSVQQGAPTNISMSLGMSISNVICSIIMGVRFHHGDSRFKRFMSLIEEGFRLFGSMVAVNFIPVIRFLPGIQKIRDKIRENRSEMATFFQETVDQHRATFDEGNIRDLVDAYLLEIQKAKSEGRDAQLFQGMNHDRQMQQILGDLFSAGMETIKTTLEWAVVLMLHHPEAIRAVQEELDHVVGRSRMPALEDVPFLPITESTILEVLRRSSIVPLGTTHATTRDVKLSGFTIPAGTQIVPLLHAVHMDPELWDEPQAFRPERFLSAEGKVTKPEYFIPFGVGRRMCLGDVLARMELFLFFSSLLHTFDISLPEGASLPSLRGNAGITVTPDPFKVCLNQRAFEGIDFESLEWATGSLRNVGGH, encoded by the exons ATGTTGGTGGAGTACGCGGTTAAGTGGGCATGGAGGGTGCTCGGCGGATCACCGGAGAATGTTATGTTCACACTTGTCGTGTTCGCCGGAGTGTTCGCGATCGTCAGACTGGCCCAGTGGCTAAAGTTCGCCCGTTCTTTGCCGCCGGGGCCATGGGGCCTTCCTGTCGTTGGATACCTGCCCTTTCTCAAGGGTGACATCCATCTCCACTTCGGGCAGCTCGCCAAGAAGTACGGATCCATGTTCAGCGCCAGACTCGGTTCCCAGCTCGTCGTTGTGCTCAGCGATTACAGGGCTATTCGCGACACTTTTAGACGCGAGGAATTCAACGGCAGACCCCACAACGAATTCATGAACATCCTGGGCGGATACG GTATCGTAAACTCCGAGGGAGCGATGTGGAAAGAACAGCGAAGGTTCCTCCACGACAACCTCAGGAGTTTAGGAATGACGTATCTCGGCGCCGGGAAAAAGATGATGGAGTCAAAGATAATG AAAGAAGTTCAATCCTTCCTCCGTTTGCTGTCGGTGCAACAAGGCGCCCCAACGAACATATCAATGTCGCTCGGAATGTCGATAAGCAACGTGATATGCTCGATAATAATGGGGGTGCGGTTCCACCACGGCGACAGCCGGTTCAAACGGTTCATGAGCCTGATCGAAGAGGGCTTCAGGTTGTTCGGCAGCATGGTGGCGGTGAACTTCATTCCGGTGATCCGTTTCCTCCCGGGCATCCAAAAGATCCGCGACAAGATAAGGGAGAACCGTTCCGAGATGGCGACCTTCTTCCAAGAGACGGTAGACCAGCACCGCGCGACCTTCGACGAGGGTAACATCCGCGACCTAGTCGACGCGTACCTCCTCGAGATCCAGAAGGCCAAGAGCGAGGGTCGGGACGCGCAGCTCTTCCAAGGAATGAATCACG ACCGCCAGATGCAGCAGATCCTTGGTGACCTCTTCTCAGCGGGTATGGAGACCATAAAAACGACACTCGAATGGGCGGTAGTGTTGATGCTCCACCACCCTGAGGCGATCCGAGCTGTGCAAGAAGAGCTCGACCACGTGGTCGGTCGTTCGCGAATGCCGGCTCTCGAGGACGTCCCGTTCCTCCCGATAACAGAGTCGACGATCCTGGAGGTGCTGCGGAGGTCGAGCATCGTCCCTCTCGGAACAACGCACGCGACGACAAG GGACGTTAAGCTTAGCGGCTTCACGATACCGGCTGGTACCCAGATCGTCCCGCTCCTCCACGCCGTCCACATGGACCCGGAGCTTTGGGACGAGCCGCAGGCGTTCAGACCGGAGCGTTTCTTGTCAGCGGAGGGTAAGGTGACGAAACCAGAGTACTTCATACCCTTCGGAGTGGGCCGTCGTATGTGCTTGGGAGACGTGCTCGCGAGAATGGAATTGTTCCTCTTCTTCAGTTCGCTGCTGCACACCTTCGACATCAGCCTGCCCGAAGGAGCGTCGCTTCCCAGCCTCCGGGGAAACGCCGGGATCACGGTAACACCCGACCCGTTCAAGGTCTGTCTAAACCAGCGCGCCTTCGAGGGGATCGACTTCGAATCCCTCGAATGGGCGACCGGTTCCTTAAGAAACGTCGGGGGTCACTAA